One Thermanaeromonas sp. C210 DNA segment encodes these proteins:
- the tnpB gene encoding IS66 family insertion sequence element accessory protein TnpB (TnpB, as the term is used for proteins encoded by IS66 family insertion elements, is considered an accessory protein, since TnpC, encoded by a neighboring gene, is a DDE family transposase.), with translation MPEGKEGFELDPFSSCLFVFCNRKRDKLKILHWEHNGFWLYYRRLE, from the coding sequence CTGCCTGAGGGTAAGGAAGGCTTCGAGCTGGACCCCTTCTCTTCCTGCCTCTTTGTCTTTTGCAACCGTAAGAGGGACAAACTGAAGATTCTCCATTGGGAGCACAACGGGTTTTGGCTTTATTACCGCCGGCTGGAGA